From one Humulus lupulus chromosome 8, drHumLupu1.1, whole genome shotgun sequence genomic stretch:
- the LOC133798503 gene encoding probable protein phosphatase 2C 38 isoform X1: MISATLLKIMSPCFKPSVEGDSSGRAGDANGRVDGLLWYKDSGRHVNGDFSMAVVQANNLLEDQSQLESGPMSSFESGPQGTFVGIYDGHGGPEASRFVNEHLFKHIKTIHGAEFTSENQGVSADVISKAFLATEEEFLSLVKKQWLVKPLLASVGSCCLVGIICSGMLYIANAGDSRVVLGKLEKAVKQVKAIQLSVEHNASYESVREELHLLHPDDPQIVILKHKVWRVKGLIQISRSIGDAYLKRAEFNREPLLSKFRLSEPFHKPILKAEPTVLVQKLFPEDKFLIFASDGLWEHLSNQEAVDIVHSCPRNGIAKRLIKTALREAAKKREMRYSDLKKIDRGVRRHFHDDITVIVLFLDSHLVSRSFWRGPLISVKAGS, encoded by the exons ATGATATCAGCTACATTATTGAAGATTATGTCACCCTGCTTTAAACCTTCGGTTGAGGGGGATAGTTCAGGTAGAGCCGGAGATGCAAATGGCAGGGTTGATGGTTTGCTATGGTATAAAGATTCAGGACGACATGTTAATGGAGACTTCTCAatggcagtggttcaagcaaataATTTGTTGGAAGACCAAAGCCAACTTGAATCAGGACCAATGAGCTCGTTTGAGTCAGGCCCTCAAGGAACATTTGTTGGAATTTATGATGGGCATGGTGGTCCTGAAGCGTCTCGGTTTGTAAATGAACACCTGTTTAAACATATCAAAA CTATTCATGGTGCAGAATTCACATCAGAGAATCAGGGAGTGTCTGCAGATGTTATCAGCAAAGCATTTTTGGCAACTGAAGAGGAATTCCTCTCTCTTGTTAAGAAGCAGTGGCTAGTTAAACCACTCCTTGCTTCTGTTGGTTCATGTTGTTTGGTAGGCATAATATGTAGTGGGATGCTTTACATTGCAAATGCAGGAGATTCCAGAGTGGTGTTAGGAAAACTAGAAAAAGCTGTAAAGCAGGTCAAAGCCATTCAGCTGTCAGTTGAGCACAATGCAAGTTATGAATCTGTGAGAGAGGAATTGCATTTGTTGCATCCCGATGATCCGCAGATTGTGATTTTGAAGCACAAGGTTTGGCGAGTGAAGGGTTTAATTCAG ATTTCAAGATCCATTGGTGATGCTTATCTGAAGAGAGCAGAGTTCAATAGAGAACCTCTATTGTCGAAGTTTAGACTGTCAGAACCTTTCCACAAGCCAATCCTTAAAGCTGAACCAACAGTATTGGTGCAAAAGCTTTTTCCTGAAGATAAATTTCTTATATTTGCTTCAGATGGCCTATGGGAGCACTTGAGCAATCAGGAGGCAGTTGACATTGTCCACAGCTGCCCACGTAAT GGCATTGCAAAGAGACTCATCAAAACCGCTCTCCGGGAAGCAGCTAAGAAACGAGAAATGAGATACTCGGACTTGAAAAAGATTGATCGAGGGGTGAGGAGACATTTTCATGACGATATTACGGTAATAGTCTTGTTTCTTGATTCACATCTGGTCAGTCGCAGCTTCTGGCGTGGACCTTTAATCTCAGTAAAAGCAGGTAGTTGA
- the LOC133798503 gene encoding probable protein phosphatase 2C 38 isoform X2, which yields MISATLLKIMSPCFKPSVEGDSSGRAGDANGRVDGLLWYKDSGRHVNGDFSMAVVQANNLLEDQSQLESGPMSSFESGPQGTFVGIYDGHGGPEASRFVNEHLFKHIKKFTSENQGVSADVISKAFLATEEEFLSLVKKQWLVKPLLASVGSCCLVGIICSGMLYIANAGDSRVVLGKLEKAVKQVKAIQLSVEHNASYESVREELHLLHPDDPQIVILKHKVWRVKGLIQISRSIGDAYLKRAEFNREPLLSKFRLSEPFHKPILKAEPTVLVQKLFPEDKFLIFASDGLWEHLSNQEAVDIVHSCPRNGIAKRLIKTALREAAKKREMRYSDLKKIDRGVRRHFHDDITVIVLFLDSHLVSRSFWRGPLISVKAGS from the exons ATGATATCAGCTACATTATTGAAGATTATGTCACCCTGCTTTAAACCTTCGGTTGAGGGGGATAGTTCAGGTAGAGCCGGAGATGCAAATGGCAGGGTTGATGGTTTGCTATGGTATAAAGATTCAGGACGACATGTTAATGGAGACTTCTCAatggcagtggttcaagcaaataATTTGTTGGAAGACCAAAGCCAACTTGAATCAGGACCAATGAGCTCGTTTGAGTCAGGCCCTCAAGGAACATTTGTTGGAATTTATGATGGGCATGGTGGTCCTGAAGCGTCTCGGTTTGTAAATGAACACCTGTTTAAACATATCAAAA AATTCACATCAGAGAATCAGGGAGTGTCTGCAGATGTTATCAGCAAAGCATTTTTGGCAACTGAAGAGGAATTCCTCTCTCTTGTTAAGAAGCAGTGGCTAGTTAAACCACTCCTTGCTTCTGTTGGTTCATGTTGTTTGGTAGGCATAATATGTAGTGGGATGCTTTACATTGCAAATGCAGGAGATTCCAGAGTGGTGTTAGGAAAACTAGAAAAAGCTGTAAAGCAGGTCAAAGCCATTCAGCTGTCAGTTGAGCACAATGCAAGTTATGAATCTGTGAGAGAGGAATTGCATTTGTTGCATCCCGATGATCCGCAGATTGTGATTTTGAAGCACAAGGTTTGGCGAGTGAAGGGTTTAATTCAG ATTTCAAGATCCATTGGTGATGCTTATCTGAAGAGAGCAGAGTTCAATAGAGAACCTCTATTGTCGAAGTTTAGACTGTCAGAACCTTTCCACAAGCCAATCCTTAAAGCTGAACCAACAGTATTGGTGCAAAAGCTTTTTCCTGAAGATAAATTTCTTATATTTGCTTCAGATGGCCTATGGGAGCACTTGAGCAATCAGGAGGCAGTTGACATTGTCCACAGCTGCCCACGTAAT GGCATTGCAAAGAGACTCATCAAAACCGCTCTCCGGGAAGCAGCTAAGAAACGAGAAATGAGATACTCGGACTTGAAAAAGATTGATCGAGGGGTGAGGAGACATTTTCATGACGATATTACGGTAATAGTCTTGTTTCTTGATTCACATCTGGTCAGTCGCAGCTTCTGGCGTGGACCTTTAATCTCAGTAAAAGCAGGTAGTTGA